The DNA sequence TCAGCCACTCAGGTAACCTCTCGTTGCAGTCtatacaaacaaaaaagttGTTGGCTTTGATCTTCTTTTATCACTTTAAAGAGACAAGCTTGAGCATTAGGCATGATTTTTTCATCTTTGTAAAGCTTAAAGTTTCCTTCTTTACTCTCCATGAACATGCAAGATATCAATCGCTGTGAGATCAAGTTCGGGAttcaaagttttgattttgatgcatgtttttgttttgtttcacaGACTGTTTGTGACTTGTGAGAATCGTAACATGCTTTTAAAAGTCTgattcactctctctctctctctctgtgttttatgattttagtgtGGACGAATCTTGGAATGGCTGATACTTCCATGGATATTCATGAGCATGGAGTTTGGGTAAACAAGAAGAGAAGGCGTGTTCAATGCAAACACTGTGGAAAAGAAATGTCTGGCTTGCAACATCTGAAATGTCACTTGGCTGGTGTAAGTCCAGATGTGACTCCCTGTGAACATGTTACATCTACTGTTAGAGAGTGGTTTCGAGGAGATGTGGTTACAATGGAGAAAGCTAATGCTCATAAGCATCAAGGAAGCCAAGATTCACCCGGAGGAAGTGTCTCTCCTACAGCTGTGGAGGCTAACAAAATGGTTTTGTTGCCAAACAAGTCCCAAGAGTGGATTGGTCAGTGCTCTTCCTATGCAAGCTTTTTCGATTTTTCAGCTGTGGATTCATCAGGCTttagagagatgatgatgatgactgcAAGTGATGGTACTCTTCCTGATTCCCATGATTTAAAAGGATGGATGCTTCAAGAAGCGTTGGGAGAAGTGGAAGAGTATGTGAAGAAGATCAAAGATTCATGGGCGAGCACAGGTTGCAGCATCTTGTTGGAAGCTTGGGTTGACAGTAGAGGCCGTGATCTTGTTACTTTCCTTGCAGACTGTCCAGCTGGTCCGGTGTATCTAACATCTTTAGATGTCTCTGACATAAAGCACGACAGCAATGCTTTGATATCTCTAGTGGATGGGCTTGTTGATGAAGTTGGAGTGCAGAACGTGGTTCAGATTGTTGCATGCTCAGCTTCTGGTTGGGTTGGTGAATTAGGAGAGTCTTACGCGAGTAACAAGAAGGGAGTGTTCTGGTCTGTGAGTGTATCTCACTGCTTTGAGCTTATGCTGTTGAAGATTGGAGAGATAGATTCTCTTGGATACATTGTTGATGCTGTCAATGTGATTACAGATTTCATCAACAACAGTCCATTGGTTTTGAAGCTTGTCAGAGATCAAGATCACAGTCTCTCAATAGACATGACTGTGGTCTCCTCAGAGTTTGAGTTTTTCTTGCCGTACTTAACTCTAGAGAGTATTTTCAGGGCCAAGAACGAATTGGCAGCCATGTTTCTTTTATCTGATTGTAACAAGGAAGAAGACATAAGAGTCTCCAAGTTGGTGAATGATAGAAGTTTCTGGAAAGCTGTTGACAAAGTTCTGAAATGCACATCTCCTCTGATTCACGGTCTACTCTGGTTCTCTAAGGCCAACAATCAGCATGTTGGGAATATCTATGAAACTATGGATGTCATAAAGGAGATAATCGCCAGGGAGTTTAGTAACAAGGAATCATGTTATGAGCCGTTGTGGGATGTGATTGATGATGTCTGGAACAAGCACCTTCACAGTCCTCTTCATGCTGCTGGTTACTTCCTGAACCCAGCTACTTTCTACTCGGATGATTTCCATCTTGATTCAGAAGTAGCCTCCGGTCTTTGCGCTTCTCTGGTTCACGTAGTAAAAGAAAGTGACATTCAAGTTAAAGTTGCTACTCAGCTTGACATATACAGAGTTGGTGATGACTGTTTTAACGAGGCCAGTCAAGCTGATCAGATCACTGGAATCACTCCAGGTGTGTGAATCTCTTGACTTTTCATATATAGTTGTACTGTTTTGCAAACACTTGCGTTCTTGGAATCAGTTAGTGACAAAAGAgttttgtcatttttaattCTCTCTTTGCAGCTGAGTGGTGGGCTCAAAAGGCGAGCAATCACCCAGAACTGCAGAGTTTCGCTATTAAGATTCTGAGCCAGACATGTGAAGGTACTTCAAGGTACAAACTACAGAGTAGATTAGCAGAGAAGCTGGTGCTCACTGAAGGAATGACCAGTTATGAGCAAGAGCGGCTTGAAGATTTGGCGTTTGTTCATTACAATCTTCATCTCAAAAGCTGCAAAGCCAAACTAAGTGAAGAGCAGTGAAGAAATTGTGCTGCAggatagttatatatatatatatatatatagactggCATGTTcagcttttgtttttttttctcaaggtGCAGATAACAGTTATGTAGTTTATATGTTCATGAAATCCACTTTTTGAATCAACGCTGGTGAATGAAACAGCAGATATGTTGAGTATTAATATCTGATCACGCAGCACAATGATCAAATTTTgtctttttaatatatctttctCCTTAATCAAACTTCGCATGACGAGCTACACCAATAACTTCAAACCAGATCATTGCCATATGCGTCCAAAGCGTTAAGAGGGGGGAGACTGGATAAGACGAATTATCTGTGTTAACTACAGTGGGTTAGAGCAACATGACAAGGCCATGAAGCAGAAGCAATCGTCTTAGAAGCTGTTGGAAGTTGCTTTGGGTAAATACAATTGTCTAAGGGTGTTGTCAAACAAACTAAGGACACTGTGATTAGAGCTATGGTGTTTTGTGTTTTCATAGGGTATCTTAAGTTCGTTACAACAATCTTCATCTACAAAAGCCACACTAGGAAAAGAACACTCAACAGATTGTCTTAGCAGATGGCTTGAGCTTTTAGTCAATgtgtagatttttatttatgtagttTGGAATAATTCACTCACGCAAAACAATGATCAAGTCTTTTCTTGTTCTCCTTGAAACTATACGTATTTTTCTAGTGTGAAGATTTGGAATAATATACACAAGAATCCAACACATTTAAGCCAAAAAAATCGTATGAACACTAGAATAGACAATTATTTCAACACAAAGTTGTTCTCTACTCGTtggttttcaaatttcaaatattaaactCTACAAAAATCTTGAAATATTGTTATAAATTGTCAACAAAAAAACAACAGTCCACTAACCCCTGACCAGAAAGcgacagaaaaaaaattacttaaacaTGTATTCTTGCATGTGACAATGCATCAggattttttttgtgattttctcaagatattttttaagtttcttatcttctttttagtttttttttttttccgtcaaggtTTTGATTTATTAATAGGATGGGCCGCGCCCAACGGGTCAAAGCCCGATTACAACCAAACCAGACAAAAAACCCAGAAAACATAAACGGGCTGATACAATCAAAGTCGAAGCCCAAATCAAAAGAAACGGCCCACTGACCAAAACCTAAGCCCACCAACCAGCTTCAAGCCCGTGCACCGACAGGGAGATTGGAAGCGAGACGCGTGGACGAATCTGCATCGTTGTCGCTGCACGCATTGCTCCATCTCGACCTATCCTTTGCACCATCGGAGACTCGCCGGCGGAGATTACCGACACCGCGATACGACGGAGCTCATAAACCTGCAGAGCCTCCGTCCTCTCTAAAAACCACACTCATCGCTCTATCTTCGTGTCGGAGATCTAAACCGCTCCATCTAGATCCCCCTTACACGACTGAGCTTCCACAGAACCTTAACTGATCTTCCCGCAGTGTCTTCACGCCAGAGGTTACCACCGACACATCGAGGTTCCTCCGACTTTGAACCACTTCAAACACTGGACATGCGAATCAAAGACCACGACTTTCTTCCTTTAACCCTCGTCACCGACACCGGAAAGCTTCATCTTCTACCGAAGAAACCAAACGCCGAGACCCATACCCTAAAAACCCGATCCAAAATCGGATCACACACCAACTCCAAAAAGATCCAAAGAACTGGACCATCTTTAGCCGACAGCGTAAGACATAGGGAGTCTTCACCCTCCGGCGACTAATTCGGCGACGGCGAAGCTGACAAAGCCTTCGTCTCCCGATAACAAAACCGACGACGACGAAGCTGACTGAGCCTCCGTCTCTCGGGAGAACCACACTAACTAGACAAAACGGGAAGCTTCACCGCACCAAACTCAACGCAACCGCGCCGTTGCTCCAGAGACAGATCCACCGCGGGTGGTTGTTCCAGAGTTAAGGCAAGGCGGAGGGAAGAGGAGGCGAGATAGAAACGAGAACCACGAGCTTGGTTGGTCACACAAGAGGCTCCGGCGACGGCACGCGCGCTCACACGCCGTCCGTTCGCCGGATCCCGATCTACTTTATCTCTCtaaacttctctctctcttctatacTTATACAAATCAGTTGCAGCTTGGAGTTTAGCTTATCGATCATCTTCTTTTTAGTTTAATtcactttttttctttgaaactaTTGAGAAAAAGACATGAAATTGCAAGTGCCCGTGTAAATTGAAAGTAGTGTGTTGCAGATTCTCTCCTCTGTTCTGTTCAACTGTACCTTTGTCTTGTACACTCTGCCCAATTACcaactcattattttatttcattatttgGTAATAATAAGAGAGAGTAGACCTTTTTTGAGATAGCATTAAATGTTGACTCACAATAGAGAACTTTCTTTTGAAATTCAAATTGAGAAACTTTTTAAGAttggaaaataaatagaaagtGTGACACCTAGTTGTACCATTAAGtcagatagatagatagatcaCTGTGAGAGAATCTAGCAGCACTTTCAGAAGAAGCTTAGGGTTTTGTTTCTTGAATCACatagctcttcttcttctccgtctGCCTGATTCTCGAATGTTCTCTTTCAGCCattttaagaagaagaagaaatagaaaaagGTTGGCTTGACTTTTGTTCCCATTGttcctttctcttctctttgtttgagttttattttttgttgcgGAAGATTGGTTACATTCTCTGATTAAAAGTTCCAATCTTTTTTACTTTGTTCTGGCCATTGACTTTGGTATATTCTTGAAGTCAATTACAAAGATTTGATCTTTCAGTGACCACTTGATATGTCTTTTTGGGATAAGGTCTTTACTCTTTAAATTCTGTCTTCTCTTTTCATCAAAGTTATTTATCTTCTTTATAAGGCTAACAGTACATGAGATTACCACAAGTAACTCCACCAAATCTTGAATTGCATGTTTAAAGATTGCATCTTTTGGTTACTTTAGCTGGTTCTTGAGTTATCTCCAAACCTATAACTGCTTCATCTGTCAAGAGTCTTGACTCAAGACCTTTCAATGTGAATTTTTGACCATGTGATACGTTTggctgtgttttttttttttttgaaaacaacatGCTCCTGTGATTGTTTTCAGTATTATAAATGAGATTTTGTCCTTATTAGATGTTCACAGGTGTAACAGTGTTTCTCTTGCCTCTTCATCTTGTACTTGGACTACATGTGCTGAGAAAAATCCATAACCAAATCTCCATTATTTGATTAATGTCTTGTGATTAGTAGACAACTCAATTCGGTCTTTTTCTTTCCTCTAAGATGTTATCTTATCTCATTTATTATGTGAATCTAATTTTGTGCAGGGATTATATCATTTAAGTCTTATGTACTTTGAGAGAAGAACCTGAAGTATATTTGCTGTTATGGTAGTAACTGCCAAACTCCAGACCCTTAGGATGCATGGCTCTCAACTTTTGAAATCCAAGTAAGAatcatcatttctttttttttgctatgtaTCTTCAACTTCTGTATTTTGTTTCCAATTCTCCTTACTAAATTGACTTGAATGTCTCAACAGATCCAATTCAATATGGGGCACAGGAACCAAGTCAGATGTATGAACATACACTAAGTCCAGGATTTTACATGTTGAGTGAGTTTATGCAGTCTTTAAACAGCACTAAGAGCTTGCTATCTTGAATAATTTGTTTACAGGGCATAAAAAGCTGCCAAGAGTCTACAAGTGGAGAATCTTTTTCATATAGATTCCAACTTGAAGAGGATGTGAGCTTCTGAACTCAAGAAGAGTCTCCATTTTTCTAATTGTTTGCAGTGTTTATAATTCTAAAAGAAGGTTTTATGTTACAGGTAAAAAGATTGCAACTTCAACTCCA is a window from the Raphanus sativus cultivar WK10039 unplaced genomic scaffold, ASM80110v3 Scaffold3563, whole genome shotgun sequence genome containing:
- the LOC108860493 gene encoding uncharacterized protein LOC108860493 produces the protein MADTSMDIHEHGVWVNKKRRRVQCKHCGKEMSGLQHLKCHLAGVSPDVTPCEHVTSTVREWFRGDVVTMEKANAHKHQGSQDSPGGSVSPTAVEANKMVLLPNKSQEWIGQCSSYASFFDFSAVDSSGFREMMMMTASDGTLPDSHDLKGWMLQEALGEVEEYVKKIKDSWASTGCSILLEAWVDSRGRDLVTFLADCPAGPVYLTSLDVSDIKHDSNALISLVDGLVDEVGVQNVVQIVACSASGWVGELGESYASNKKGVFWSVSVSHCFELMLLKIGEIDSLGYIVDAVNVITDFINNSPLVLKLVRDQDHSLSIDMTVVSSEFEFFLPYLTLESIFRAKNELAAMFLLSDCNKEEDIRVSKLVNDRSFWKAVDKVLKCTSPLIHGLLWFSKANNQHVGNIYETMDVIKEIIAREFSNKESCYEPLWDVIDDVWNKHLHSPLHAAGYFLNPATFYSDDFHLDSEVASGLCASLVHVVKESDIQVKVATQLDIYRVGDDCFNEASQADQITGITPAEWWAQKASNHPELQSFAIKILSQTCEGTSRYKLQSRLAEKLVLTEGMTSYEQERLEDLAFVHYNLHLKSCKAKLSEEQ